The Spirochaetota bacterium genome has a segment encoding these proteins:
- a CDS encoding S41 family peptidase, with amino-acid sequence MFKKMKERRIHLLILTFLTGLFIGINVSFLSSATEPAHKYLDYFHRVYQLILTEYVDEASPKEMFYGAIRGMINSLNDPFSRFLDEKSFEELKEMTTGKFQGVGIEITIQDGQVVVVTPIEDSPAMKAGIQSGDIITTIDGKAVKGMKLEKIVKLIRGLPKSTVKLQVKRDGYDDPLDFELERAPVKITSVDYDIIKEKNIGYLKIKNFGSETTRDVTKALKIFNTKGIKKIIMDVRNNPGGLLNSSIEISELLLDRGKIIVSTRGKEGSGRVQVFKSQSEPIYRGALIVLVNNGSASASEILSGAIRDNGRGKLLGVKTFGKGSVQKSFNLDDDIGVAITVAKYYTPSGELIHKKGIKPDFEVPLEKLSEGEMKNLKVIRDRKLLEQFVKKDMDYTVETKEAFRRLLAKNGVTLSDKTVNFILKDWIYRFRKKPLYDLEFDQQLNEAIKHISNGK; translated from the coding sequence ATGTTTAAAAAAATGAAAGAGCGGCGCATCCACCTGCTGATACTGACCTTTCTTACCGGGCTGTTCATCGGCATCAATGTTTCCTTCCTGTCGTCGGCCACGGAACCGGCCCATAAATACCTCGACTATTTTCACCGGGTATACCAGCTCATTCTTACCGAATACGTCGACGAGGCGTCGCCGAAGGAGATGTTCTACGGCGCCATCCGCGGCATGATCAACTCCCTGAACGATCCCTTCTCGCGGTTCCTTGATGAAAAGTCCTTCGAGGAGCTAAAGGAGATGACCACCGGCAAGTTTCAGGGCGTCGGCATCGAGATAACGATCCAGGACGGGCAGGTCGTGGTGGTGACCCCCATCGAGGACTCTCCCGCCATGAAGGCCGGTATTCAGTCGGGGGATATCATCACCACGATAGACGGCAAGGCCGTCAAGGGGATGAAGCTCGAAAAAATCGTGAAGCTGATCCGGGGCCTGCCGAAGAGCACGGTGAAGCTGCAGGTGAAGCGCGACGGGTATGATGATCCCCTCGATTTCGAGCTTGAACGGGCGCCGGTCAAGATAACCAGCGTGGATTACGACATCATCAAGGAAAAAAATATCGGGTATCTGAAGATCAAGAATTTCGGCTCCGAAACGACCAGGGACGTGACCAAGGCCCTCAAGATTTTCAACACCAAGGGGATAAAAAAAATCATAATGGATGTGCGGAACAACCCCGGGGGTCTCCTGAATTCCTCCATTGAAATTTCGGAGCTCCTTCTGGACCGGGGCAAGATCATCGTGTCGACCCGGGGAAAAGAGGGGAGCGGCCGCGTCCAGGTCTTCAAGTCGCAGAGCGAGCCGATCTACCGGGGGGCCCTCATCGTGCTGGTGAACAACGGCTCCGCCTCGGCGTCGGAGATCCTTTCCGGCGCGATCAGGGACAACGGCAGGGGAAAGCTCCTGGGAGTCAAGACCTTCGGCAAGGGCTCGGTGCAGAAGTCCTTCAACCTGGACGATGACATCGGCGTGGCCATCACCGTGGCCAAGTATTACACGCCGTCGGGCGAGCTGATCCATAAAAAGGGAATCAAGCCCGACTTCGAGGTTCCCCTTGAAAAGCTCTCCGAAGGGGAAATGAAAAACCTGAAAGTCATCCGGGACAGGAAGCTCCTGGAACAGTTCGTGAAAAAAGACATGGATTATACCGTGGAAACGAAAGAAGCGTTCCGCCGGCTGCTGGCCAAGAACGGAGTGACCCTTTCGGACAAGACCGTCAATTTTATCCTGAAAGACTGGATCTATCGGTTCAGGAAAAAGCCCCTCTATGACCTGGAGTTCGACCAGCAGCTCAATGAGGCCATCAAGCATATCAGCAACGGGAAATAG
- a CDS encoding CHASE2 domain-containing protein: MIKRYLELANKFIDENKFSGVAVAVVFYLLVVLFCFTVVYERFELNLYDLRFKLRPSIKEWEQLSFLDIDENSLTTVGQYPWPRNLYAEGLDTLKDIGVSQVSFDMMFLDATPRTLDDRDYDTLMRKIGKGNRVSLAELEAAGWNKDKIFADSIASCDRAVLSYTFTDEAANYDVLERQKKDSFKKAQKRFLERSSVKLSAAESEKLKSLDDPTTKSISYPIPEFMNTAKGFGFVNRYTDIDGTVRKVQLVKVYQGRLYFNLAMVMLMDVCRVPFNRVAVNPGNSVILKQALNPVTQATEDITIPIDSKGMMYVTWAGSGRNKDGRFENTFMHVPFYAVLEYPRHADTVKKVNDEEDQIKAERIRGLTEQLEGFTEEYKEGDAAARKNMAASIAEIKKQLGSLKKNGLLADLRERMAAARAGYAAAGTASEREKTWKEVADLKKETNRTKLEYIGNYAAEIKKLKKEVKDGAKNKRDELKQMEFLMKAMNLALLVENMSETVALSGLVAAGTQDIGSIPLHNVYARVGTYHNTINTVIQKQFITRVNWPINLLIMLLVAVAMGFVIQRLDAKKSLIYMTVTFIVLNVAVMLLFVLTNLWLQQVGITLSMFLPSMAIIAIKFMKEESQKRFIKGAFSYYLSPSVIDEIIKDPDSLELGGEDREITIYFSDIRGFSTISEKLSPKELVVRLNEYLTEMTDIILNYNGTVDKYIGDAIMAFYGAPTVMPDHAAKACLAAIDMKKRLRELQEKWMSMGKEPIYARMGINTGKSTVGNMGSRTRMDYTAMGDAVNLASRLEGANKYYETSAMISGSTYEGVKDVVDARQLDVIRVVGKSEAVPIYELIGKKGSLPDRIYEMLDKYNQGRELFLNRDWKQARVLFKQALKVVDDDGPSKVYVERCDTYAKNPPSRGWDGVYVMKGK; this comes from the coding sequence ATGATAAAAAGATATCTTGAGCTGGCCAATAAATTCATTGATGAAAACAAGTTCTCCGGCGTCGCCGTGGCCGTCGTCTTTTACCTCCTGGTGGTTCTTTTCTGCTTTACCGTCGTGTACGAGCGGTTCGAGCTCAATCTCTACGACCTTCGCTTCAAGCTGCGGCCCTCGATCAAGGAATGGGAGCAGCTCTCCTTCCTGGATATCGACGAGAACAGCCTGACCACCGTGGGCCAATACCCCTGGCCGAGGAACCTCTACGCGGAGGGACTGGATACCCTGAAAGATATCGGCGTGTCGCAGGTGAGCTTTGACATGATGTTCCTCGACGCCACGCCGCGGACCCTTGACGACAGGGACTACGATACGCTCATGCGGAAGATCGGGAAGGGCAACCGGGTTTCCCTGGCCGAGCTTGAAGCGGCGGGCTGGAACAAGGATAAAATATTCGCCGACAGCATTGCCTCATGCGATCGGGCCGTTCTCTCCTACACCTTCACTGACGAGGCAGCCAACTATGATGTCCTGGAGCGTCAGAAAAAGGACTCTTTCAAAAAGGCGCAGAAACGGTTTCTGGAGCGCTCCTCGGTGAAGCTATCCGCAGCCGAATCTGAAAAGCTGAAGAGCCTGGACGACCCTACCACGAAAAGCATCTCCTATCCGATCCCCGAGTTCATGAACACGGCAAAGGGCTTCGGCTTCGTGAACCGGTACACCGATATCGACGGCACGGTGCGGAAGGTACAGCTGGTCAAGGTGTACCAGGGGAGGCTCTATTTTAACCTGGCCATGGTCATGCTCATGGACGTGTGCCGGGTGCCCTTCAACAGGGTCGCCGTAAACCCGGGCAACAGCGTTATTCTCAAGCAGGCCCTGAATCCTGTCACCCAGGCCACCGAGGACATAACGATACCCATAGATTCCAAGGGGATGATGTATGTCACCTGGGCCGGCTCCGGCCGGAACAAGGATGGCCGTTTTGAGAACACCTTCATGCACGTTCCCTTCTATGCCGTTCTTGAATATCCACGCCATGCCGACACGGTGAAAAAGGTCAATGACGAGGAGGACCAGATCAAGGCGGAACGGATACGGGGATTGACCGAGCAGCTGGAAGGCTTCACGGAGGAGTATAAGGAAGGCGATGCCGCGGCGAGAAAGAACATGGCAGCCAGCATTGCTGAAATAAAGAAGCAGCTGGGATCTTTGAAAAAGAACGGCCTGCTGGCAGACTTGAGGGAGCGGATGGCCGCCGCCCGCGCAGGGTATGCCGCCGCCGGCACCGCGTCTGAAAGGGAGAAAACGTGGAAAGAGGTCGCGGACCTAAAAAAAGAGACGAACAGAACGAAGCTTGAATATATCGGCAATTACGCCGCAGAAATTAAAAAGCTGAAAAAAGAAGTAAAAGACGGCGCCAAGAACAAGCGGGACGAGCTGAAACAGATGGAATTTTTAATGAAGGCGATGAACCTGGCGCTGCTGGTTGAAAACATGTCAGAAACCGTCGCCCTGTCGGGGCTCGTGGCGGCCGGGACGCAGGATATCGGCTCCATACCGCTCCACAACGTGTACGCCCGGGTCGGGACCTATCATAACACGATCAACACCGTTATACAGAAACAGTTCATTACGAGGGTGAATTGGCCGATTAACCTCCTTATCATGCTCCTGGTGGCGGTTGCCATGGGATTTGTCATCCAGCGTCTTGACGCCAAGAAATCGCTCATATACATGACAGTAACCTTCATTGTGCTCAATGTGGCGGTGATGCTTCTTTTTGTTCTGACCAACCTCTGGCTCCAGCAGGTGGGCATTACCCTGTCCATGTTCCTGCCCTCCATGGCCATTATCGCCATTAAGTTCATGAAGGAGGAAAGCCAGAAGCGGTTCATCAAGGGAGCATTCTCTTATTACCTGTCTCCGAGCGTTATTGACGAGATCATCAAGGACCCCGATTCCCTGGAGCTGGGGGGCGAAGACCGGGAGATCACCATTTATTTTTCGGATATAAGGGGATTCTCCACCATATCGGAGAAACTCTCCCCCAAGGAGCTGGTCGTGCGCCTGAACGAGTATCTCACGGAGATGACTGATATCATCCTGAACTACAACGGCACCGTGGACAAGTATATCGGGGACGCCATTATGGCCTTTTACGGCGCGCCCACGGTCATGCCCGATCACGCGGCCAAGGCGTGCCTTGCCGCCATCGATATGAAGAAGCGGCTCAGGGAGCTCCAGGAAAAATGGATGAGCATGGGCAAGGAGCCGATATACGCCAGGATGGGGATCAACACCGGCAAGTCGACGGTGGGCAACATGGGGTCCCGGACCAGGATGGATTACACCGCCATGGGAGACGCGGTCAACCTGGCGTCGCGCCTCGAGGGGGCCAACAAGTATTATGAGACCAGCGCCATGATAAGCGGGTCCACCTATGAAGGGGTGAAGGATGTTGTCGACGCCCGCCAGCTGGACGTGATACGCGTGGTGGGAAAAAGCGAGGCCGTGCCGATATACGAACTCATTGGCAAAAAGGGCTCCCTGCCGGACCGGATCTATGAAATGCTGGACAAATACAACCAGGGGAGGGAGCTCTTCCTCAACCGCGACTGGAAGCAGGCCAGGGTCCTCTTCAAGCAGGCCCTGAAGGTGGTCGATGACGACGGTCCCTCAAAAGTGTACGTTGAGCGCTGCGATACATACGCCAAGAACCCGCCGTCGCGGGGCTGGGACGGCGTCTATGTCATGAAAGGCAAATGA
- a CDS encoding FecR domain-containing protein, with the protein MPLTAGAALAVGTKVSTGVRSRVEIKVNKHTVTVEPLTIMKISESVDTAASSTTRLGLRRGLVRTKVARDARIKTVFKVSTPVATSSVRGTEQIVVYNPTFGMRIFVISGTVEGQGLNGGAQLISGNLQFLQNLVSGASSSPMAGMQDYLTSTNSKFITVDEETATKLFGDDFINYQEGFQGVQGSQGTIDELLKGIPVNTTVTINLVWP; encoded by the coding sequence GTGCCCCTGACGGCCGGCGCCGCCCTTGCGGTGGGAACGAAAGTGAGCACCGGGGTCAGGTCCCGCGTGGAGATCAAGGTGAACAAGCACACCGTGACCGTGGAGCCCCTGACCATCATGAAGATCAGCGAGAGCGTTGACACTGCCGCCAGCTCCACGACGCGCCTGGGCCTGCGGCGCGGCTTGGTGCGCACCAAGGTCGCCAGGGACGCCCGGATCAAGACCGTGTTCAAGGTCTCCACGCCGGTGGCCACGTCGTCCGTGCGCGGCACGGAGCAGATCGTGGTGTACAACCCCACCTTCGGCATGAGGATCTTCGTCATCAGCGGCACGGTGGAGGGCCAGGGCCTGAACGGCGGCGCCCAGCTCATATCCGGCAACCTCCAGTTCCTGCAGAACCTTGTCAGCGGCGCGTCCTCAAGCCCCATGGCGGGCATGCAGGATTACCTGACCAGCACGAATTCCAAGTTCATCACCGTTGATGAAGAGACGGCCACGAAGCTTTTCGGCGACGATTTCATCAATTACCAGGAGGGTTTCCAGGGCGTGCAGGGTTCACAGGGCACGATCGATGAATTATTAAAGGGGATACCGGTCAATACCACGGTCACCATTAACCTGGTGTGGCCGTAA
- a CDS encoding alginate export family protein, with amino-acid sequence MKWISALLLVMIVAAGFAGSAWAAKETKKSDQYYPELQGDDDMRILESKRNMVSSGFQYGAWITPVFIYQETPQKTLSTSVTTFRAWLKTYLWNNSFLYVRGKDTYTKVLYQKGRQFTRDKNVADLDVGYITMASDRKDVDFSVGRKYFLLGSGLVLDGRGDGAEFNYYSKYVNIKALGTWTGWLAKDDNPYGLSDRDIATGAKRVFAGGRLSWDFFNQTLYAFGLAQFDFGDQLYNRKRWETCAIGAFYDAAARSNYTYAMMHYHQKSRYESQYYGAGLDGVIVSGLSYSGEFVMERGKSYLAGNIYPGLFGYNVKKDILAYAAQAKLNYYINVILKPVIMIHYAFGSGDVNRSNYRNPNGNAWAKDRGFMYFGTFVGGYALRPVLANLHMISGSVAFSPFSWSSIYSFKNMTISAKYMYYLKHKNMSPINSGTDANRYNKHIGQAVDLSLRWLIFSDFSFFVNYGIFMPGKASGYQYYYDTAYRMVMFTHSSVRYRHFMMGGFNVSF; translated from the coding sequence ATGAAATGGATAAGCGCGCTCCTTCTGGTGATGATCGTTGCGGCCGGCTTTGCCGGGTCCGCGTGGGCCGCGAAGGAAACGAAGAAAAGCGACCAGTACTATCCCGAGCTCCAGGGAGACGATGACATGCGTATACTGGAGTCGAAAAGGAACATGGTCTCCAGCGGCTTCCAGTACGGGGCGTGGATCACCCCGGTCTTCATTTACCAGGAAACCCCCCAGAAGACCCTTTCCACGTCGGTGACGACCTTCCGCGCCTGGCTCAAGACCTATCTCTGGAACAACAGCTTCCTCTACGTGAGGGGGAAGGACACCTACACCAAGGTCCTGTACCAGAAGGGCAGGCAGTTCACCAGGGACAAGAACGTGGCGGACCTGGATGTGGGTTATATCACCATGGCATCCGACCGCAAGGACGTCGATTTCTCCGTCGGCCGCAAGTATTTCCTTCTCGGTTCGGGGCTGGTCCTGGACGGACGGGGCGACGGCGCTGAATTCAATTATTACTCAAAATATGTCAATATCAAGGCCCTGGGCACCTGGACCGGCTGGCTTGCCAAGGATGACAATCCCTACGGCCTGAGCGACCGCGATATCGCCACCGGAGCGAAGCGGGTCTTCGCCGGCGGCAGGCTCTCATGGGATTTTTTCAACCAGACCCTGTACGCCTTCGGCCTGGCCCAGTTCGATTTCGGCGATCAGCTCTACAACAGGAAGCGCTGGGAAACCTGCGCCATCGGCGCGTTCTACGACGCCGCCGCGAGGTCGAATTACACCTACGCCATGATGCACTATCACCAGAAATCCCGCTATGAATCGCAGTATTACGGCGCGGGCCTTGACGGCGTCATCGTAAGCGGCCTCTCCTATTCAGGTGAATTCGTCATGGAGAGAGGAAAAAGCTATCTTGCCGGCAACATCTATCCGGGGCTGTTCGGGTATAATGTCAAGAAGGACATCCTGGCCTACGCCGCCCAGGCAAAGCTGAATTATTACATCAACGTGATCCTGAAGCCGGTGATCATGATCCACTATGCCTTCGGCTCCGGCGACGTGAACCGGAGCAATTACCGGAATCCCAACGGAAACGCCTGGGCCAAGGACCGGGGTTTCATGTATTTCGGGACCTTCGTGGGCGGTTACGCGCTGCGTCCTGTCCTGGCGAACCTGCATATGATAAGCGGCAGCGTCGCTTTCTCGCCCTTCTCATGGTCGAGCATCTATTCATTCAAAAACATGACCATTTCGGCAAAGTACATGTATTACTTAAAGCACAAGAACATGTCTCCCATCAACTCCGGCACCGACGCAAACAGGTATAACAAGCATATCGGCCAGGCCGTGGACCTCTCGCTCCGGTGGCTCATATTCTCCGACTTTTCGTTCTTCGTCAATTACGGGATCTTCATGCCGGGGAAGGCGTCGGGTTATCAGTATTATTATGATACCGCCTATCGTATGGTCATGTTCACGCATTCGTCGGTGCGGTACCGGCACTTCATGATGGGGGGCTTTAACGTAAGCTTTTAA